A single Cnuibacter physcomitrellae DNA region contains:
- a CDS encoding thiamine pyrophosphate-dependent dehydrogenase E1 component subunit alpha, which produces MSDTTPTVQFLSLEGELRPTDAAEEFADRLAELTDDDLRSMYRSMQLARHFDAEASNLQRQGQLALWIPSHGQEAAQVGSAMAARAQDHIFPAYREHVVALVRGVDLYEVLRLLRGETHGGWDPTDPANGNVHGYTLVIGAHSLHAVGYAQGLQLDGVVGTGDLERDAAVLCYFGDGATSQGDVSEALVFAASSQAPTVFFVQNNQWAISVPVRVQSPVPLALRPTGFGIPGVRIDGNDPLASYAVTRSFLDDAREARGPRFIEALTYRLGAHTSSDDPTKYRDPEEYAYWVARDPIVRFEKHLRLLGEGDAFFTDVVAEAEEFADRMRRRILTAGSPDPATMFDHVYAEPHPVMTEQKLWLERYEASYAEGVQ; this is translated from the coding sequence TTGTCCGACACGACGCCGACCGTCCAGTTCCTCTCCCTCGAGGGTGAACTGCGACCCACCGACGCCGCCGAGGAGTTCGCGGATCGGCTCGCCGAGCTGACCGACGACGACCTCCGGTCGATGTACCGCTCGATGCAGCTCGCCCGGCACTTCGACGCCGAGGCCTCGAACCTGCAGCGACAGGGCCAGCTCGCGCTGTGGATCCCCTCCCACGGCCAGGAGGCCGCGCAGGTGGGCTCCGCGATGGCGGCCCGCGCGCAGGACCACATCTTCCCGGCCTACCGCGAGCACGTCGTCGCACTCGTGCGCGGCGTCGACCTCTACGAGGTCCTCCGCCTGCTGCGCGGCGAGACGCACGGTGGATGGGATCCCACCGACCCTGCGAACGGCAACGTCCACGGGTACACGCTGGTCATCGGCGCGCACTCGCTGCACGCCGTGGGCTATGCGCAGGGACTCCAGCTCGACGGCGTGGTCGGCACCGGCGACCTCGAGCGCGACGCCGCCGTGCTCTGCTACTTCGGCGACGGCGCCACCTCGCAGGGCGACGTGAGCGAGGCGCTCGTCTTCGCCGCGAGCTCCCAGGCGCCCACCGTCTTCTTCGTGCAGAACAACCAGTGGGCCATCTCCGTGCCCGTGCGGGTGCAGTCCCCCGTCCCCCTCGCGCTGCGGCCGACCGGGTTCGGCATCCCCGGGGTGCGCATCGACGGCAACGATCCGCTGGCGAGCTACGCGGTCACCCGGTCCTTCCTCGACGACGCGCGCGAGGCGCGCGGGCCCCGGTTCATCGAGGCGCTCACCTACCGCCTCGGCGCTCACACGTCCTCCGACGACCCGACGAAGTACCGCGATCCCGAGGAGTACGCGTACTGGGTCGCCCGCGACCCGATCGTGCGCTTCGAGAAGCACCTCCGCCTGCTCGGCGAGGGCGACGCCTTCTTCACCGACGTCGTCGCCGAGGCGGAGGAGTTCGCCGACCGGATGCGCCGCCGCATCCTCACCGCGGGGTCGCCCGACCCCGCGACCATGTTCGACCACGTGTACGCAGAACCGCATCCGGTCATGACGGAGCAGAAGCTCTGGCTGGAGCGCTACGAGGCCTCGTACGCAGAAGGAGTGCAGTGA
- a CDS encoding dihydrolipoamide acetyltransferase family protein has product MSSTQFHLPDVGEGLTEAEIVSWKVAPGDPVEINQVIVEIETAKSLVELPSPYAGVVSGILVDEGTTVDVGTALITVDAVDGEEAPVVTPEDEVGGGSVLVGYGNHGSITSRRAGRGKATIRAIGEEEGGPRARPGRHHPVPGMPVLAKPPIRKLAKDLGVALEEVSPTGPGGEVTREDVILHADQAKVFQNIETPQWAPVREERIPVKGVRKQIAQAMTTSAFQAPHVSLFVDVDATRTMEYVQRLKTSPDFAGIKVSPLLMMAKAVIWAVRRNPMVNSAWTDQEIIVRNYVNLGIAAATPRGLIVPNIKDAHDMSLRLLAESLQQLTQTAREGRTTPADQANGTITITNIGVFGMDTGTPILNPGEVGIIALGTIKQRPWVVDGEVRPRYVTTVGASFDHRVVDGDVASRFVADVASILEEPALLLD; this is encoded by the coding sequence ATGAGCAGCACCCAGTTCCACCTCCCGGACGTCGGCGAGGGCCTCACCGAGGCCGAGATCGTCTCCTGGAAGGTCGCGCCAGGCGACCCCGTCGAGATCAACCAGGTCATCGTCGAGATCGAGACCGCCAAGTCGCTCGTCGAGCTGCCCTCCCCCTACGCGGGCGTCGTCTCGGGCATCCTCGTCGACGAGGGAACCACCGTCGACGTGGGCACCGCCCTCATCACGGTCGACGCGGTCGATGGCGAGGAGGCGCCCGTCGTCACGCCCGAGGACGAGGTCGGCGGCGGCTCGGTCCTCGTCGGATACGGCAACCACGGCAGCATCACCAGCCGTCGCGCCGGACGCGGCAAGGCGACCATCCGCGCCATCGGCGAGGAGGAGGGCGGGCCCCGTGCGCGACCGGGCCGTCACCACCCGGTCCCGGGCATGCCCGTGCTCGCCAAGCCCCCCATCCGCAAGCTCGCGAAAGACCTCGGGGTCGCCCTCGAGGAGGTCTCCCCCACCGGGCCCGGCGGCGAGGTCACCCGGGAGGACGTCATCCTCCACGCCGACCAGGCGAAGGTGTTCCAGAACATCGAGACGCCGCAGTGGGCGCCCGTGCGCGAGGAGCGCATCCCCGTGAAGGGCGTGCGCAAGCAGATCGCCCAGGCCATGACGACCAGCGCGTTCCAGGCGCCCCACGTCAGCCTCTTCGTCGACGTCGACGCCACCCGGACCATGGAGTACGTGCAGCGGCTCAAGACCTCGCCCGACTTCGCCGGCATCAAGGTCTCCCCGCTGCTCATGATGGCCAAGGCCGTCATCTGGGCGGTGCGCCGCAACCCGATGGTGAACTCCGCGTGGACCGACCAGGAGATCATCGTCCGCAACTACGTGAACCTCGGCATCGCCGCGGCCACCCCCCGCGGACTGATCGTGCCCAACATCAAGGACGCCCACGACATGTCGCTGCGGCTCCTCGCCGAGTCGCTGCAGCAGCTCACCCAGACCGCGCGCGAGGGCCGCACCACCCCCGCCGACCAGGCCAACGGGACCATCACGATCACCAACATCGGTGTGTTCGGGATGGACACCGGCACCCCCATCCTCAACCCCGGCGAGGTGGGGATCATCGCCCTCGGCACCATCAAGCAGCGGCCCTGGGTCGTCGACGGCGAGGTGCGACCCCGCTACGTGACGACGGTGGGCGCGAGCTTCGACCACCGCGTCGTCGACGGCGACGTCGCGAGCCGTTTCGTCGCCGACGTCGCCTCCATCCTCGAGGAACCCGCGCTGCTGCTTGATTAG
- a CDS encoding alpha-ketoacid dehydrogenase subunit beta produces the protein MVKALNAGLRQALADDDKVLLMGEDIGTLGGVFRVTEGLQAEFGAKRVFDTPLAESGIVGTAIGLAMRGYRPVCEIQFDGFIFPAFDQITTQLAKLTNRAQGAFSLPVVIRVPYGGHIGAVEHHQESPEAYFAHTAGLRLVSPSTPHDAYWMIQEAIRSDDPVMFFEPKSRYWPKGAVDFGGSTTPLHASRVVRQGTDVTLVAHGAMVSVLMQAAEVAQEEGISAEVIDLRSLSPVDYGPIVESVTKTGRLVVAQEASGFVSLGSEIAATVTERAFYSLKSPVLRVSGFDIPFPPAKLEKLHLPDADRVLEAVDRAMAY, from the coding sequence ATGGTGAAGGCCCTCAACGCCGGCCTCCGCCAGGCGCTCGCCGACGACGACAAGGTCCTCCTCATGGGAGAGGACATCGGCACGCTCGGTGGCGTCTTCCGGGTGACCGAGGGGCTGCAGGCGGAGTTCGGCGCGAAGCGCGTGTTCGACACGCCGCTCGCCGAGTCGGGCATCGTCGGCACCGCCATCGGGCTGGCGATGCGCGGATACCGACCGGTGTGCGAGATCCAGTTCGACGGGTTCATCTTCCCCGCCTTCGACCAGATCACCACGCAGCTGGCCAAGCTCACCAACCGGGCGCAGGGCGCCTTCTCGCTGCCCGTCGTGATCCGGGTGCCCTACGGCGGCCACATCGGCGCCGTCGAGCACCACCAGGAGAGCCCGGAGGCGTACTTCGCCCACACCGCGGGCCTGCGGCTGGTCAGCCCGTCCACCCCGCACGACGCGTACTGGATGATCCAGGAGGCGATCCGCAGTGACGACCCCGTGATGTTCTTCGAGCCCAAGAGCCGCTATTGGCCCAAGGGCGCCGTCGACTTCGGAGGCAGCACCACCCCGCTCCACGCGAGCCGGGTCGTCCGCCAGGGCACCGACGTCACGCTCGTCGCCCACGGGGCCATGGTCAGCGTGCTCATGCAGGCCGCCGAGGTCGCCCAGGAGGAGGGCATCAGCGCCGAGGTCATCGACCTGCGGTCGCTCAGCCCCGTCGACTACGGCCCGATCGTCGAGTCGGTCACCAAGACCGGGCGGCTCGTCGTGGCCCAGGAGGCGTCCGGATTCGTGTCCCTCGGCTCTGAGATCGCCGCCACCGTCACCGAACGGGCCTTCTACTCGCTGAAGTCGCCGGTGCTCCGCGTCTCCGGCTTCGACATCCCGTTCCCGCCCGCGAAGCTCGAGAAGCTCCACCTCCCCGACGCCGACCGCGTGCTCGAGGCGGTCGACCGGGCCATGGCCTACTGA